One stretch of Malus domestica chromosome 14, GDT2T_hap1 DNA includes these proteins:
- the LOC103454702 gene encoding L-2-hydroxyglutarate dehydrogenase, mitochondrial-like, producing MLKSTLDRIVRSHRNVTSSCSISINSISGVPKEKVDCVVIGAGVMGLAVARELALKGREVLVLDSAPTFSTSTSSRNSEVIHAGIYYPTHSLKAKFCVRGRYLLYKYCSHHNITHKQIGKLIVATGSSEIPNLHNLMHRGIQNGVDG from the exons atgcTGAAAAGCACATTGGACAGAATTGTGAGGAGTCATCGTAATGTTACTTCTAGTTGCAGTATCAGTATCAATAGCATCAGCGGAGTTCCCAAAGAGAAGGTAGATTGCGTGGTAATAGGGGCAGGTGTGATGGGATTGGCAGTGGCGAGAGAGCTTGCTCTAAAGGGCAGAGAGGTGTTGGTGTTAGATTCAGCTCCCACCTTCAGCACTTCCACCAGCTCCCGTAACAGCGAGGTCATCCATGCCGGTATCTACTACCCGACCCATTCCCTCAAG GCGAAGTTTTGTGTTAGGGGAAGATATTTGCTGTACAAATATTGCTCTCATCACAATATTACTCATAAACAAATTGGTAAACTCATAGTTGCAACTGGGTCTTCCGAGATTCCCAATTTGCATAATCTAATGCATCGCGGGATTCAAAATGGAGTTGATGGTTAG